A genomic window from Acidobacteriota bacterium includes:
- a CDS encoding IPT/TIG domain-containing protein, which translates to MKIKIRSSFLFISVLILLVSLVYSQTPTIETIMPNWGPPSGGTSFTVKGTNFKSGATVSIKGIDCTTTFVDAETLNATSPNMTTYGIHEVKVRNTDGKFAIRSNGFCAIQKVYYIAEPPRGNDSNNGTSPSTPKASIQKLIDEKMGGSNPPDDGPIEIRLEQGTYKENLWLRNRIVMTGGWSTNFTSRDADQYITILDGDYDDLCARTWGTGATVVVDGISMVNGRRVASGGAFKSTDDHATLTNNIIAGNRCETKGGGVYLLFNDNMANSAISNNIIVGNRTDLHDGGGVSVAHYQTYLYDLLPDFAISSNYIVGNKAKRGGAILIYPDFHESNRVQIKNNVIVRNEAEEGKGGGVLFSDDATIYIEADIKNNLIRDNEAKTYGGGLLVDSDGEGIFNITNTTMTGNRASWFGNGLTVYDSNASSVNTRNSILYFNNGDDVYNGPGTISITYSDVQEGFTGSGNISSDPLFASGPLGKHYLSQAATGEQDVNSPCLDSGSGTASDQVMDSLTTRTDEVGDSGTVDMGYHFKSSGIPTDAATPNVSSIIPSGVNFRGGDWVVIRGSGFREGVRVFIDNVESSDVILITEGKLLAEAPASTGGKRGLVNVEVRNSGGQSAVVTDGVRYADVIPPKWDTTVGIQSATDAKDCSLGIMLKWNKVTDTDSPNVSYNIYRTTLNPWDSTNGTPFIPTKKAYTSDPDGYRPATYLNNVPDLTYMDDNVSKSTKYWYIVEAVDSADKFAETPNRDLNSVISIDVTATTSTNTTPPDPVGNTLKVTTPDKGATIHLDWTASAGAFKYNVYRGTEKNNVTTKIGTTAHGYTTEFDDTPSGDIFYYKIKAADSCNNEASE; encoded by the coding sequence ATGAAAATTAAAATAAGATCTTCTTTTTTGTTCATATCCGTGCTGATTCTTCTTGTTTCACTGGTCTATTCACAGACTCCTACCATTGAGACGATCATGCCCAACTGGGGCCCACCATCAGGAGGAACCTCATTCACTGTCAAGGGAACGAATTTTAAGAGCGGAGCTACTGTCAGCATAAAAGGGATAGATTGCACAACCACCTTCGTTGATGCAGAGACCCTCAATGCCACGTCGCCGAATATGACCACATACGGGATCCATGAAGTAAAAGTAAGAAACACTGATGGAAAGTTTGCGATAAGAAGCAACGGTTTCTGCGCTATTCAGAAGGTATATTACATCGCTGAACCCCCCCGCGGTAATGATTCCAACAACGGGACAAGCCCTTCTACACCGAAGGCAAGCATCCAGAAGCTCATCGATGAAAAAATGGGAGGGAGCAATCCACCCGATGATGGTCCGATAGAGATAAGGTTAGAGCAGGGTACTTACAAGGAGAATCTATGGCTCAGGAACAGGATCGTTATGACAGGGGGGTGGTCCACCAACTTCACTTCACGTGATGCTGATCAGTACATCACAATCCTGGACGGCGATTACGACGACTTGTGTGCTCGGACCTGGGGGACTGGTGCCACGGTTGTCGTAGATGGAATAAGCATGGTCAATGGAAGAAGAGTGGCTTCAGGGGGAGCATTTAAATCAACCGATGACCATGCCACACTTACGAACAACATCATTGCGGGGAACAGATGCGAAACAAAGGGTGGCGGTGTCTACCTTCTCTTCAACGATAATATGGCTAACAGCGCGATCAGCAATAATATCATCGTTGGAAATAGAACGGATCTTCACGATGGTGGAGGAGTCTCTGTCGCGCATTATCAGACATACCTTTACGATCTCCTTCCTGACTTCGCTATATCGAGCAACTATATCGTGGGGAACAAGGCGAAAAGGGGCGGAGCCATCCTGATCTACCCTGATTTCCACGAGAGCAACAGGGTCCAGATAAAGAATAACGTCATTGTCAGGAACGAAGCAGAAGAGGGAAAGGGCGGTGGGGTTCTCTTTTCCGACGATGCAACTATCTACATAGAAGCAGATATAAAGAATAATCTCATCAGAGATAATGAGGCAAAAACTTACGGTGGAGGATTGCTTGTGGATTCAGATGGGGAGGGAATCTTCAATATTACGAACACCACGATGACCGGGAACCGAGCATCCTGGTTTGGTAATGGCCTGACCGTATATGATTCAAACGCTTCCTCAGTAAATACCAGGAATTCTATCCTATACTTCAACAATGGTGATGACGTTTATAACGGTCCCGGGACTATATCGATAACCTATTCGGATGTGCAGGAGGGTTTCACCGGGAGCGGCAACATCAGCAGTGATCCACTCTTTGCAAGCGGACCGCTGGGGAAGCATTATCTCTCACAGGCAGCGACAGGGGAGCAGGATGTTAACAGTCCCTGTCTGGACAGCGGGAGCGGGACGGCAAGCGACCAGGTGATGGATTCGCTGACGACGAGGACGGATGAAGTTGGGGATAGTGGTACTGTGGATATGGGGTATCACTTCAAGAGTTCAGGGATTCCGACAGATGCGGCGACTCCGAATGTGAGCAGCATAATACCCTCTGGTGTAAATTTCAGGGGAGGGGACTGGGTGGTGATAAGGGGGAGTGGATTCAGGGAAGGGGTGAGGGTATTCATAGACAATGTGGAATCTAGCGATGTGATTCTGATAACGGAGGGGAAGCTGCTGGCGGAGGCACCGGCTTCAACTGGAGGGAAGAGGGGGCTGGTGAACGTAGAGGTGAGGAACAGCGGTGGGCAATCAGCGGTAGTGACGGATGGAGTAAGATATGCGGATGTGATTCCGCCCAAATGGGATACGACTGTGGGGATTCAATCTGCAACAGATGCAAAAGATTGCAGTTTGGGAATCATGTTGAAATGGAATAAGGTTACAGATACGGACTCACCCAACGTTTCTTACAACATCTACAGAACGACTTTGAACCCATGGGATTCTACGAACGGGACGCCGTTCATCCCAACCAAAAAGGCTTACACGAGTGATCCTGATGGATACCGCCCTGCTACTTACTTGAACAACGTCCCGGATCTTACCTATATGGATGATAATGTCTCCAAGAGTACTAAATACTGGTACATAGTAGAAGCCGTTGACTCCGCCGATAAGTTCGCTGAAACGCCTAACAGGGATTTAAATAGTGTAATAAGTATTGATGTTACAGCCACAACGAGTACTAATACGACTCCTCCCGATCCAGTTGGAAATACGTTGAAAGTGACGACTCCCGATAAAGGGGCAACGATTCATCTTGATTGGACCGCTTCCGCCGGTGCTTTTAAATACAATGTGTACCGCGGCACTGAAAAGAATAATGTGACAACAAAGATCGGGACGACCGCCCATGGATACACGACGGAGTTTGACGACACTCCGAGCGGCGATATTTTCTATTATAAGATAAAAGCAGCGGATAGCTGCAACAATGAGGCGAGCGAATAG
- a CDS encoding tetratricopeptide repeat protein — protein sequence MLEKLEKPFISREGSEFFIEGKIAFAFDGDRITLAHPHIKSRGYYPVDSRIFYDSMQRVLSTLVMPNPEMRTRWFQICIELEESLVQEMKEFGIEVRSIKLNKVFFKNDLNIIQKPLDAKILIIGLDGADWDILNPLMESGRLPNLKKLRDRGSSGKLLTINPSLSPIVWTSMATGKKPDKHGIMDFLAIDERTGSKVPVTSNLRRVRAMWGILGDLGIKVGIVGWWATWPAESVNGYIITDRVAYQLFGISSRVESAQGKTYPPSLYSKIATLIVRPEEMTWDDIKRFFGPEAMPEDFEGEKAKLMEDFKTLYSSSETYRKIYLFLEERTNADLEAVYFEGTDTVCHLFMRYRKPRITGVTDREMKIFGDTIDRYYEYIDGVIGEILSRKDESWTIIVCSDHGFKVGGERPITYDARIDMGKAAFWHERYGILIAAGKNIRRGMHVEEGRILDLLPTVLSLYGLPVGADMDGRTLIQLFDPVFLERYPVRFTNSYEREVTLASSETPIESDMDQEIREKLLSLGYISSDSDNSFNNRGLVLINRGDFKEAIEQFKKALEINPSFTAAMTNMGIAKMHMKELDGAIDIFKEVLRREPDNMEVENLLGNVYMEKGELHSAEEHFRIALSIEPRYADAINSLGILYERMGRLEEALKEYRKTIEIDLDYAEGYNNIGNIWKMKGYDEEAIRWYEKAIDVDPFFIGSYNNIALIYQESGDLNKAIQYFNKALERAPNNAIVMNNLGSLYFHRGEIKPAMDIWKKAIEIQPGYESPYNNLGVALGKQGMFEEEIKMYQKALQLRPDYVDARKNLGLAYFRNGESERGLRELDRIVQKDPGNIKIWILMARNYFEREEYQKGLSLIEKALSYESQNINLLNMAGEASAYIGNNEEALRYFQKSLSLVPDQKNIRVRIQSLSH from the coding sequence ATGCTTGAAAAACTTGAAAAGCCCTTCATAAGCAGGGAAGGGTCAGAGTTTTTTATCGAAGGTAAGATCGCTTTTGCATTTGACGGGGACAGAATAACGCTTGCGCATCCGCACATCAAGAGCAGGGGTTACTATCCTGTGGATTCGAGAATCTTCTACGATTCTATGCAGAGAGTCCTTTCAACACTTGTGATGCCAAATCCCGAGATGAGGACGAGATGGTTTCAGATCTGTATCGAACTGGAAGAGTCCCTCGTTCAGGAAATGAAGGAATTCGGAATAGAGGTCCGCTCTATTAAACTGAACAAGGTATTTTTCAAGAATGATTTGAACATCATACAGAAACCGCTCGATGCGAAAATCCTGATCATCGGCCTTGATGGAGCGGACTGGGATATCCTGAATCCCTTGATGGAATCAGGAAGACTGCCCAACCTCAAGAAACTGAGGGATCGGGGAAGCTCTGGAAAACTTCTCACAATCAATCCGTCTCTATCTCCAATCGTTTGGACCTCTATGGCAACCGGGAAGAAACCTGACAAGCATGGAATCATGGATTTCCTTGCCATTGACGAGAGAACGGGCTCAAAAGTCCCGGTAACGAGCAATCTAAGAAGGGTTAGAGCGATGTGGGGAATCCTTGGAGATCTGGGTATCAAGGTAGGAATCGTGGGATGGTGGGCGACTTGGCCGGCTGAAAGCGTGAATGGTTATATCATTACCGACAGAGTTGCATACCAACTTTTTGGCATCTCGTCAAGAGTTGAGTCTGCACAAGGGAAAACATATCCGCCAAGCCTTTACTCGAAAATAGCAACTCTGATTGTCAGACCGGAAGAAATGACATGGGATGACATCAAAAGATTTTTTGGACCTGAAGCTATGCCTGAAGATTTTGAAGGAGAGAAAGCAAAGCTGATGGAGGATTTCAAAACTCTCTATTCCTCAAGTGAGACTTATAGGAAGATCTACCTGTTCCTTGAAGAGAGAACGAATGCGGATCTGGAAGCTGTTTATTTCGAGGGTACGGATACCGTCTGCCACCTTTTCATGAGATACAGAAAACCGAGGATCACAGGAGTTACCGATAGGGAGATGAAGATCTTCGGCGACACAATTGACCGCTACTACGAGTACATAGATGGAGTCATTGGAGAGATTCTTAGCCGAAAGGACGAGAGCTGGACGATAATCGTATGCTCAGACCATGGATTCAAGGTGGGCGGAGAGCGGCCGATTACCTATGATGCGAGGATAGATATGGGCAAAGCCGCTTTCTGGCACGAGCGGTACGGTATCCTCATTGCTGCTGGAAAAAATATAAGGAGAGGAATGCACGTAGAGGAGGGTAGAATTCTCGATCTTCTGCCTACGGTTCTCTCTCTCTATGGACTCCCGGTAGGAGCCGATATGGATGGGCGGACCTTGATCCAGCTTTTTGATCCGGTTTTTCTCGAAAGGTATCCTGTAAGATTCACGAACTCCTACGAGAGGGAAGTTACCCTTGCCTCTTCAGAGACTCCCATTGAATCTGATATGGATCAGGAGATAAGGGAAAAACTTCTATCTCTTGGATACATATCATCCGATAGCGATAATTCATTCAACAATCGTGGTCTGGTTCTCATCAACAGAGGAGACTTCAAGGAAGCTATCGAACAGTTCAAAAAGGCCCTTGAGATCAACCCCTCTTTCACGGCGGCCATGACCAACATGGGGATTGCAAAGATGCACATGAAAGAGCTGGATGGGGCAATCGACATCTTCAAAGAAGTTCTCAGAAGAGAACCGGACAACATGGAAGTGGAGAATTTGCTGGGAAACGTCTATATGGAAAAAGGAGAACTGCATTCAGCAGAAGAACATTTCAGGATAGCTCTTTCAATCGAACCCCGTTACGCCGATGCCATTAACAGCCTGGGAATTCTCTATGAAAGGATGGGGCGACTTGAAGAGGCGCTCAAGGAGTATAGAAAGACCATTGAGATCGATCTGGACTATGCGGAAGGTTACAACAATATCGGAAACATATGGAAGATGAAAGGATATGATGAAGAGGCCATCCGGTGGTATGAAAAGGCGATCGATGTCGATCCCTTTTTCATCGGCAGTTACAACAACATCGCTCTTATATATCAGGAGAGTGGGGATCTTAATAAAGCTATTCAGTACTTCAACAAAGCGCTTGAAAGAGCTCCAAACAATGCCATCGTGATGAACAATCTCGGGAGTCTCTATTTCCACAGAGGTGAGATCAAACCTGCCATGGATATATGGAAAAAGGCAATAGAGATCCAGCCCGGTTATGAATCTCCTTACAACAACCTTGGAGTGGCCTTGGGGAAGCAGGGGATGTTCGAAGAAGAGATTAAGATGTACCAGAAGGCTCTACAACTCAGGCCGGATTACGTGGATGCCAGGAAGAACTTGGGGCTGGCATATTTCCGGAACGGAGAATCTGAAAGAGGACTCCGTGAACTGGACAGGATCGTCCAGAAGGACCCCGGGAACATCAAAATCTGGATTCTCATGGCAAGAAACTACTTCGAGAGAGAAGAGTATCAAAAGGGACTGTCTCTCATAGAAAAAGCGCTATCGTATGAGTCTCAGAATATCAATCTCTTGAATATGGCCGGAGAGGCTTCCGCTTATATTGGCAACAATGAAGAGGCACTTCGATATTTCCAAAAATCGCTTTCCCTGGTTCCAGATCAGAAGAATATCAGAGTGAGAATCCAATCTCTCTCCCACTAA
- a CDS encoding LptF/LptG family permease, with product MMKLDRYIFKETLSPALIGLLLYTFVLLMNHFFLLAREAIQKEMPFFLVLKLLSLEFPKIIVLTIPMSVLLGILIGVGRLVADSEVIACYASGIGRFKIFKATFYFALVAAILSLLIYLFLVPASEFEARKTRNEIFLRSDITRDIKQRIFYDKMEQVIIYADEIKSDTKLMERVLIKQEETKEEPEKLILAERGFLSNERDTGTIKIYLEDGEIHIFSAKEPDAYRINKFFNLSLTLSNYQEMMQVFSAPPQRGIQDSSVGDLYQEMKKIMSSPGDPASAFRLRRILAEINQRFAIPFVSLAFCLVSFPLAMINIRGGKGGGFAISILIIILYWATFIIGRDLALEDRIPAWLGIWGANLLMLLCGLLLIIAGKVKSLRRIDPGYLIIWLNKIKFVLSLKETRGRAASWLDFSFTRKPGSRSGYFLNVIDRYIVIHYLKVFVFIAMTVYVLSLVVELKGIIDSVIERKFSMSIILQYFKYYTPGMMKYIIPISSMMSAIVTIASLSKHSEVVAIKSSGISSYRMIVPLIIVSFLFSVLFYFMQDYILPYTNQKALMIKDRIEGRRGSSYSAFHGRWMMGEGKRVFHYKNYESSPPTLIGVTILEIWEDRFTLKKRIQAEEFSWNGTSWKLKNGWERRFLKNTGYEHFNQKEYAIAEGYDYFEHKERTFFGGSRIPEQMSYFELRKYVQNMELAGYDTSSLRVGLHEKISFPLTSLIMVLISIPFAFLIGKKGSLYGVGISLLIIIVYWAVFAISSALGLEGILPPFLSAWAPNIIFGLAGIWGIINIRT from the coding sequence ATGATGAAGCTTGACAGGTATATTTTTAAGGAAACACTTTCCCCTGCCCTGATAGGCCTTCTTTTATACACCTTCGTCCTTCTGATGAACCATTTTTTCCTTCTGGCGCGGGAGGCAATCCAGAAAGAGATGCCGTTCTTCCTTGTGCTCAAGCTACTATCACTCGAATTCCCCAAGATCATCGTCCTGACGATACCCATGTCTGTCCTTTTAGGCATTCTCATCGGAGTTGGAAGACTCGTTGCCGATAGCGAAGTCATCGCATGCTATGCCTCAGGAATAGGAAGATTTAAGATTTTTAAAGCAACTTTTTACTTTGCGCTTGTGGCAGCAATCTTATCCCTGCTCATCTATCTCTTTCTCGTGCCAGCATCTGAGTTCGAAGCCAGAAAGACCCGGAACGAGATCTTTCTCAGAAGCGACATCACCAGGGATATCAAACAGAGGATCTTTTACGACAAGATGGAGCAAGTCATAATTTATGCCGACGAGATAAAATCCGACACAAAACTTATGGAAAGGGTCCTAATCAAGCAGGAGGAAACTAAAGAAGAGCCGGAAAAGTTGATACTAGCGGAACGAGGCTTCCTGAGCAATGAACGAGATACAGGAACGATAAAAATCTACCTTGAAGATGGTGAAATTCATATTTTCTCTGCAAAAGAGCCTGACGCTTACAGGATAAATAAGTTTTTTAATCTATCTCTGACATTGAGCAACTATCAGGAGATGATGCAAGTCTTCAGCGCTCCTCCGCAGCGCGGAATCCAGGATTCAAGTGTTGGAGATCTTTACCAGGAGATGAAAAAGATTATGTCATCTCCGGGAGACCCAGCTTCCGCTTTCCGCCTGAGAAGGATCCTGGCCGAGATTAATCAGAGATTTGCCATCCCTTTCGTTTCATTAGCCTTCTGTCTGGTATCATTTCCACTAGCCATGATAAACATAAGAGGTGGCAAAGGCGGGGGATTCGCAATCAGTATCCTTATCATTATCCTTTACTGGGCAACCTTCATTATAGGCCGCGATCTGGCTCTTGAAGATAGGATCCCGGCCTGGCTTGGAATTTGGGGCGCCAATCTTCTCATGCTTCTATGTGGGCTTCTCCTGATCATTGCCGGAAAGGTCAAGTCGTTGAGAAGGATCGATCCGGGTTATTTGATCATCTGGCTTAATAAGATCAAGTTCGTTCTATCTCTCAAGGAAACTCGCGGGAGAGCAGCAAGCTGGCTCGATTTTTCTTTCACCAGAAAACCGGGAAGTAGATCCGGGTATTTCCTGAATGTCATCGACCGCTACATCGTAATCCATTACCTGAAAGTCTTTGTTTTCATAGCGATGACCGTTTACGTGCTTTCCCTCGTCGTTGAACTGAAAGGGATTATAGATTCCGTCATCGAAAGAAAATTTTCCATGTCGATCATTCTGCAGTATTTCAAATACTACACTCCCGGCATGATGAAATATATTATCCCAATCTCATCTATGATGAGTGCCATCGTGACGATCGCCTCACTCTCGAAGCATTCTGAAGTGGTTGCGATAAAATCCTCTGGTATCAGCAGTTACAGGATGATCGTTCCCCTGATCATCGTCTCTTTTCTTTTCAGCGTTCTTTTTTATTTCATGCAGGATTACATTCTTCCCTATACCAATCAAAAGGCTCTTATGATCAAGGACCGGATCGAAGGAAGAAGAGGAAGCAGCTACAGCGCATTTCACGGACGCTGGATGATGGGAGAAGGAAAGAGGGTCTTTCACTATAAAAATTATGAATCGTCTCCTCCCACCTTGATCGGCGTCACGATCCTTGAGATCTGGGAGGATCGATTCACATTGAAAAAGAGGATTCAGGCCGAAGAATTCTCCTGGAATGGAACAAGTTGGAAACTGAAGAACGGATGGGAGAGAAGATTCCTGAAGAATACTGGATACGAACATTTCAACCAAAAAGAATATGCTATAGCGGAAGGATACGATTACTTCGAGCACAAGGAGAGGACCTTTTTTGGTGGTTCCAGGATACCGGAACAGATGAGCTATTTCGAGCTGAGAAAATATGTTCAGAACATGGAACTGGCGGGATACGATACCAGCAGCCTCCGTGTAGGGCTACACGAAAAGATCTCATTCCCGCTGACCTCACTCATCATGGTCCTGATCTCGATACCGTTTGCCTTTCTTATTGGGAAGAAGGGATCTCTTTATGGAGTCGGCATTTCACTCCTCATAATCATCGTTTACTGGGCGGTATTCGCAATATCCAGCGCTCTTGGCCTTGAGGGGATCCTTCCTCCATTCCTTTCCGCATGGGCACCAAACATCATTTTCGGTCTTGCCGGTATCTGGGGCATAATAAATATCCGAACTTGA
- a CDS encoding ParB/RepB/Spo0J family partition protein codes for MSKLRGLPQGKKSRTELHFVEELLSSKSTAIGKFIDICKLDVNPFQPRKDFGDLNELVSSIKEKGVLEPVLVRSFKGKYEIIAGERRYQASKIAGLKQIPCIEIDVDDGGSLEISLVENLQRKNLDPFEEATALQNLINYFDYTHEQIAKKLAKSRTSITETLSLNKLSEDIKDLCRRADIRSKSMLLQIARLSNEEDMKLLIKKIANDGMTREEARSFKREKNNNRINNNMAKRFIFHYRPENRSFSLNIRFNKQQVQREELISILEEIIERIKSDPSCKIW; via the coding sequence GTGTCTAAATTGAGAGGTTTGCCACAAGGAAAAAAATCGAGGACAGAACTGCATTTTGTTGAGGAGCTTCTCTCCTCAAAATCAACCGCGATTGGAAAGTTCATTGACATCTGCAAACTGGATGTCAACCCATTCCAGCCGCGAAAGGACTTTGGCGATTTGAATGAACTTGTAAGTTCCATCAAAGAAAAAGGAGTCCTGGAACCAGTTCTCGTAAGGTCTTTCAAAGGCAAGTATGAGATCATCGCAGGCGAAAGGAGATATCAGGCAAGCAAGATTGCCGGGTTGAAGCAGATTCCGTGCATAGAGATCGACGTTGACGATGGAGGAAGCCTTGAGATCTCTCTAGTCGAGAACCTGCAGAGGAAAAATCTTGATCCTTTTGAAGAAGCAACGGCTCTTCAAAACCTGATCAATTATTTTGATTACACACATGAACAGATAGCAAAAAAATTGGCAAAATCAAGAACATCAATCACCGAGACTCTCTCTCTTAACAAGCTATCCGAGGATATAAAGGACCTTTGTCGGCGTGCCGACATCAGATCTAAATCCATGCTTCTGCAGATAGCGCGATTGAGCAATGAAGAAGATATGAAGCTTCTCATCAAAAAGATCGCCAACGATGGAATGACTCGGGAAGAAGCAAGATCTTTCAAACGAGAAAAGAATAACAATCGCATCAACAACAATATGGCGAAAAGATTTATCTTTCATTACAGACCGGAGAACAGGAGTTTCTCATTAAACATTAGATTCAACAAGCAGCAAGTGCAGAGGGAAGAACTGATCTCGATCCTAGAAGAAATCATTGAAAGAATAAAGAGTGATCCATCCTGCAAAATATGGTGA
- a CDS encoding ParA family protein: protein MIISITNQKGGVGKTTTSINLAAALAQKNYKTLLADLDPQSNCSLSYLDLSQITLSMYDVFVNPNVKFRDITYKTHVKNLHLAPSRISLAKAESKLLGEFDSHFKLKDKIDEIKDNYDYIIIDTPPTLGLLTINALVASSHLIVPIQSSYFALEGTEDLLETYEKIRARPNPNLQFLGVVITLHDKRTILARDIKNQIRNVFGDKVFKTIISKSVRLEEAPAYKESIFTFAPNSSGALEYYKLSEEVIGRV from the coding sequence ATGATTATATCAATAACGAATCAAAAAGGCGGCGTTGGAAAAACGACGACTTCTATTAATCTCGCAGCCGCTCTAGCACAGAAGAATTATAAAACTTTGCTTGCGGATCTTGACCCACAGTCCAACTGTTCTCTTTCCTATCTTGATCTATCCCAGATCACTCTTTCAATGTACGATGTTTTTGTGAATCCTAACGTTAAATTTAGAGACATCACATACAAGACGCATGTTAAGAATCTTCATCTCGCTCCATCCCGAATCTCTCTTGCAAAAGCAGAGTCGAAACTTCTGGGCGAATTTGATAGTCATTTCAAGTTAAAGGATAAGATCGATGAAATAAAAGATAACTATGATTATATTATCATCGACACACCTCCAACGCTTGGACTGCTAACTATCAATGCTCTGGTAGCATCTTCCCATCTAATCGTTCCTATTCAATCATCTTACTTCGCTCTTGAAGGAACGGAAGATCTCCTGGAAACCTATGAGAAGATCAGGGCTCGCCCGAATCCCAATCTTCAATTCTTAGGAGTAGTTATTACTCTCCATGATAAGAGAACCATCCTGGCAAGGGACATCAAGAATCAGATAAGGAACGTCTTTGGTGACAAGGTGTTCAAAACGATCATTAGCAAAAGCGTGCGATTGGAAGAGGCACCAGCTTACAAGGAATCCATCTTTACATTCGCGCCAAATTCTTCTGGTGCCCTGGAATACTATAAGCTTTCAGAAGAGGTGATTGGTCGTGTCTAA
- a CDS encoding bifunctional nuclease family protein: MLIKMKVKSLLIDPVSNMPIIILREESSEEILPIWVGIFEANAIAMQLEKIISPRPMTHDLLKNILDDFHVGLEKVVINDLKENTFFATLYLKHNNCSIEIDSRPSDAIALALRTNSPIFVESDVLHKAKNIDIRELSEADRLRKWLENVDPKELGKYEM; encoded by the coding sequence ATGCTAATAAAAATGAAAGTGAAAAGCCTTCTCATAGATCCGGTTTCCAACATGCCTATCATAATCCTTCGGGAAGAATCGAGCGAGGAAATACTTCCTATATGGGTTGGAATCTTTGAAGCAAATGCCATTGCAATGCAGCTTGAAAAGATCATTTCTCCGAGACCCATGACACATGATCTCTTAAAAAACATCCTCGATGATTTTCATGTCGGGCTGGAAAAGGTAGTCATCAACGATTTAAAAGAAAACACCTTCTTTGCGACCCTTTATCTCAAACACAACAACTGCTCCATTGAGATTGATTCCCGTCCAAGCGATGCCATCGCTCTTGCGTTGCGCACCAACTCTCCGATCTTCGTGGAAAGCGATGTTCTTCACAAGGCCAAGAATATCGATATTCGTGAGTTGAGCGAAGCCGATCGATTGCGCAAATGGCTCGAAAATGTGGATCCAAAAGAGCTGGGAAAATATGAAATGTAG